A single region of the Capra hircus breed San Clemente chromosome X unlocalized genomic scaffold, ASM170441v1, whole genome shotgun sequence genome encodes:
- the LOC108634314 gene encoding odorant-binding protein-like, with the protein MQANKMKVLFLTLVLGLVCSSQEIPAEPHHSQISGEWRTHYIASSNTDKTGENGPFNVYLRSIKFNDKGDSLVFHFFVKNNGECTESSVSGRRIANNVYVAEYAGANQFHFILVSDDGLIVNTENVDDEGNRTRLIGLLGKEDEVDDHDLERFLEEVRKLGIPEENIVDFTKGGRASRVT; encoded by the exons ATGCAAGCCAACAAGATGAAGGTCCTGTTTTTGACTCTGGTCCTTGGTCTGGTCTGTTCTTCCCAGGagattccagctgagccacaccaCTCACAG ATTTCAGGAGAATGGAGAACTCATTACATCGCCTCCAGCAACACAGACAAGACCGGTGAGAATGGGCCATTCAACGTTTATCTTCGCAGCATCAAATTTAACGACAAAGGGGACTCCCTTGTCTTCCACTTCTTTGTCAA GAACAATGGGGAATGTACAGAGTCATCTGTTAGTGGAAGAAGAATCGCAAACAACGTTTACGTGGCTGAAT ATGCGGGTGCCAATCAATTCCACTTTATTCTGGTGTCTGACGATGGTCTGATAGTAAATACTGAAAATGTGGATGATGAAGGCAACAGAACCAGACTCATTGGGCTCTTGG gcaaagaagatgaagttgacgACCATGATCTGGAGAGGTTCCTTGAGGAGGTTAGAAAATTGGGGATTCCAGAGGAAAATATTGTGGATTTCACCAAGGGTG GTCGAGCGTCCAGAGTCACTTAA